The following are encoded together in the Lathyrus oleraceus cultivar Zhongwan6 chromosome 3, CAAS_Psat_ZW6_1.0, whole genome shotgun sequence genome:
- the LOC127130334 gene encoding uncharacterized protein LOC127130334 — protein MEPGKRKTFQIKAKVPFVKEFIAFRDGLTNIRRDAFTLKYGKILHLLSIPVQKDAITILAQFYDPPLRSFLFRDFQLAPTLEEFGKILDSPKQKKGPYRGLGQIPKPKEMAEVLDIPVEDLTPNIKIWGKVQGIPQEYLEKTAQIFAKTQKWEAYDSIMALLIFGLMLYPNVEKLVGVAAISVFWAVKVKNEDPVPALLEDMERMDGYEWSQKLVGLTENAIIWYPHGLNLGDAITSCGDFPNVPLIGSTGCINYNPVLAVRQLGYPITYKPEDQLLEGFLFHDMEDPIMLRRVVRAWEKVCFKGQAKVKGVIGDKEPYYQWFVKRSQEVKLSFILDPPTQPPPPEPIPVSIEEVEALKATIARLGQENEELHINLQQVSNERNEMKWELERKKAQLEATEEKVYKEEHKRKKVKVGIEQADLCLETIKEQLKQVEKECQKNKRWWLRAIEEKKEVREALEAKIHDLAISLHNAETQAEHERRLKERALEASRVTPGICVEKCQ, from the exons ATGGAGCCAGGAAAGAGAAAAACATTCCAAATCAAAGCCAAAGTACCATTTGTGAAAGAGTTCATTGCATTCAGAGATGGGTTGACTAATATCCGTCGAGACGCATTCACACTCAAATATGGGAAGATTCTACATTTGTTGTCTATACCAGTACAAAAAGATGCCATTACCATACtagcccagttttatgatccacCACTCAGAAGTTTCCTCTTTAGAGATTTTCAGTTGGCTCCAACTTTGGAGGAATTCGGAAAAATATTGGACTCTCCTAAACAGAAGAAGGGACCTTATAGGGGACTGGGTCAAATCCCAAAGCCCAAGGAGATGGCAGAAGTATTGGATATTCCGGTTGAAGATCTAACCCCTAACATCAAGATTTGGGGAAAGGTACAAGGAATTCCTCAAGAATACTTAGAGAAGACTGCTCAAATCTTTGCCAAAACCCAGAAGTGGGAAGCCTATGATTCTATTATGGCGTTACTCATTTTTGGATTGATGTTATATCCTAATGTGGAGAAGCTGGTGGGTGTAGCAGCTATTAGTGTGTTTTGGGCCGTTAAAGTTAAGAACGAAGATCCAGTACCTGCACTTCTGGAAGAT ATGGAGAGGATGGATGGATATGAGTGGTCTCAAAAGCTGGTAGGACTCACAGAAAATGCCATTATTTGGTACCCTCATGGTTTGAACTTAGGAGATGCAATTACTAGTTGTGGAGACTTTCCGAATGTACCATTGATAGGGTCAACGGGTTGCATTAACTATAATCCAGTTCTAGCAGTGAGGCAATTGGGTTATCCTATCACATACAAGCCAGAGGACCAGTTGTTAGAAGGATTTTTGTTTCACGATATGGAAGACCCCATTATGCTGAGAAGGGTTGTCCGAGCCTGGGAAAAAGTTTGCTTCAAGGGACAAGCCAAAGTAAAAGGTGTTATAGGGGATAAAGAACCCTATTACCAGTGGTTCGTAAAGAGAAGTCAAGAGGTCAAGTTGTCATTCATCCTCGATCCTCCTACTCAACCTCCACCACCAGAACCTATCCCTGTCTCCATTGAGGAGGTGGAAGCATTAAAGGCTACTATAGCAAGACTCGGACAAGAAAATGAAGAGTTGCATATCAACCTccagcaagtttcaaatgaaagaaatgagatgaagtgggaacTAGAGCGGAAAAAGGCTCAGCTAGAGGCAACTGAGGAAAAGGTCTATAAAGAAGAGCACAAGAGAAAGAAGGTGAAAGTGGGCATAGAACAAGCTGACCTCTGCTTAGAAACTATCAAAGAGCAGTTGAAACAAGTTGAGAAAGAATGCCAAAAGAATAAGCGATGGTGGCTACGAGCAATAGAAGAAAAGAAAGAAGTTAGAGAAGCATTAGAGGCTAAGATACATGATCTTGCTATCTCTCTTCATAACGCTGAAACCCAAGCGGAGCACGAGCGCCGACTTAAGGAAAGAGCCCTTGAAGCTTCTCGAGTCACACCTGGGATTTGTGTTGAGAAATGTCAATAA